One genomic window of Halobellus limi includes the following:
- a CDS encoding DUF7547 family protein: protein MPPADRDDDLRDLVDELEATLTDLRGELREGGSGEGGRSDPVRDRAGRRAGPARRSVPERPRPPSLSELFRFTEQYTLPTLIATLETAIQSLELLRGVLRLADPERSAFDPENRSGRSSAARMTDGVAGVGRGAVTGVERALSELQTALSESELPEDEPARDLLEDARRLSEEVSERLAEASGERERGRSGSRRASNAGGTPGGRSAADASGGSGPVEIEVTDAGLGAEDETTDEEGDDGSDSGRRDDGVADDAPEVDVEAELASIKEEVEPRAGRGGAAEDAGGEAAEEAGDNADEAGDDADKSGDNAGEAGDDADKSGDNAGEAGDDADGTDDNAERPDYETDDNAERDGTDDVAGDEPDEAAGETDEADDVDERGDRGVGNGTDAGR, encoded by the coding sequence ATGCCCCCTGCCGACCGCGACGACGACCTCCGTGATCTGGTGGACGAACTCGAAGCGACGCTCACGGACCTCCGCGGTGAACTCCGCGAGGGCGGGAGCGGAGAGGGCGGCCGATCCGATCCGGTGCGGGACCGCGCGGGCCGACGGGCGGGTCCCGCTCGGCGATCGGTTCCGGAGCGTCCGCGACCGCCGTCGCTCTCGGAGCTGTTTCGGTTCACCGAACAGTACACGCTGCCGACGCTCATCGCGACGCTGGAGACGGCCATCCAGTCGCTGGAGTTGCTCCGCGGCGTCCTCCGACTGGCCGACCCCGAACGCTCGGCGTTCGATCCCGAGAACCGTTCGGGGCGGTCGTCAGCCGCACGGATGACCGACGGCGTCGCGGGCGTCGGCCGCGGCGCGGTCACGGGGGTCGAACGCGCGCTCTCGGAACTCCAGACGGCCCTCTCCGAATCGGAACTCCCCGAGGACGAGCCCGCGAGAGACCTCCTCGAAGACGCCAGGCGGCTCTCCGAAGAGGTGTCCGAACGGCTCGCAGAAGCCTCCGGGGAGCGTGAACGCGGGCGTTCGGGCTCCCGACGCGCGTCGAACGCCGGCGGAACGCCCGGGGGCCGTTCTGCGGCCGACGCGAGCGGCGGTTCCGGCCCGGTCGAGATCGAGGTCACGGACGCGGGACTCGGCGCGGAGGACGAGACGACGGACGAGGAGGGAGACGACGGGAGCGACTCCGGCAGGAGAGACGACGGCGTCGCGGACGACGCTCCCGAAGTCGACGTGGAGGCGGAGCTGGCGTCGATCAAGGAGGAGGTCGAACCGCGAGCGGGCCGTGGTGGCGCTGCGGAGGACGCCGGCGGCGAGGCGGCCGAGGAGGCCGGTGACAATGCAGACGAGGCCGGTGACGACGCCGATAAGTCCGGTGACAACGCTGGCGAGGCCGGTGACGACGCCGATAAGTCCGGTGACAACGCTGGCGAGGCCGGTGACGACGCCGACGGGACGGACGACAACGCTGAACGGCCTGACTACGAGACGGACGACAACGCCGAACGGGACGGGACGGACGACGTGGCAGGCGATGAACCGGACGAGGCGGCCGGTGAGACCGACGAAGCCGACGACGTCGACGAGAGGGGGGACCGCGGCGTCGGAAACGGAACCGACGCGGGGCGGTAG
- a CDS encoding NADH:flavin oxidoreductase/NADH oxidase, giving the protein MTDSLFTPLELRETELPNRVMVSPMCQYSADDGFATEWHRVHLGSRAVGGAGVVMTEATAVSPAGRISPGDLGIWSDDHAEALSDTVEFMREQGAVPGIQLAHAGRKASVERPWDGGGPIPESEGGWETLAPSAVPYPHPDGEPVPTRAMTRDDMERVIEQFRLAAERARDVGFGIAEVHLAHGYLLHEFLSPVANDRDDEYGGSFENRARFPLEVVEAVRDVWPDDRPVFARISATDWLPDRPSWDLDDSARLAPLLAAAGADLIDVSSGGIHPDQRVPESGPGYQVPYAERVSEATDAAVGAVGGITTPEQADQLIRNDRADLAIVGREHLRNPYFTLEAAHELGVDVEWPVQYERGRFR; this is encoded by the coding sequence ATGACCGACTCGCTCTTCACCCCGTTGGAACTCCGCGAGACGGAGCTGCCGAACCGCGTGATGGTCTCTCCGATGTGTCAGTACTCGGCGGACGACGGGTTCGCGACGGAGTGGCACCGGGTGCACCTCGGGAGCCGCGCCGTCGGCGGTGCGGGCGTCGTGATGACGGAGGCGACGGCGGTCTCGCCGGCCGGACGGATCTCTCCCGGCGACCTGGGAATCTGGTCCGACGACCACGCCGAGGCCCTCTCGGACACGGTCGAGTTTATGCGCGAGCAGGGGGCGGTCCCGGGGATCCAACTGGCCCACGCCGGACGCAAGGCCAGCGTCGAACGCCCCTGGGATGGCGGCGGACCGATCCCCGAATCCGAGGGCGGCTGGGAGACGCTCGCGCCGAGTGCGGTCCCGTACCCGCACCCCGACGGGGAACCGGTCCCGACCCGCGCGATGACGCGGGACGATATGGAGCGGGTGATCGAGCAGTTCCGGCTGGCGGCCGAACGCGCCCGCGACGTCGGGTTCGGGATCGCGGAGGTCCACCTCGCCCACGGCTACCTCCTCCACGAGTTCCTCTCGCCCGTCGCCAACGACCGCGACGACGAGTACGGCGGGTCCTTCGAGAACCGCGCCCGCTTCCCGCTCGAAGTCGTCGAGGCGGTCCGAGACGTCTGGCCGGACGACAGACCGGTTTTCGCGCGGATCTCCGCGACCGACTGGCTGCCGGACCGGCCGTCGTGGGACCTCGACGACTCCGCGCGGCTCGCGCCGCTTCTCGCCGCGGCGGGCGCGGATCTGATCGACGTCAGTTCGGGCGGGATCCACCCCGACCAGCGGGTCCCCGAGAGCGGCCCCGGTTACCAGGTTCCCTACGCCGAGCGCGTGAGCGAGGCCACCGACGCCGCCGTCGGTGCCGTCGGCGGGATCACGACGCCGGAGCAGGCCGATCAGTTGATCCGAAACGACCGCGCGGACCTGGCGATAGTCGGACGTGAGCACCTCCGGAACCCGTACTTCACGCTGGAGGCCGCCCACGAACTCGGGGTCGACGTCGAGTGGCCGGTGCAGTACGAGCGCGGTCGGTTCCGCTGA
- a CDS encoding GTP cyclohydrolase III, with protein MTNSQLTLVQIDNYGPWTVTPEPRREMDLQTLQSRLFADLAQFVGSRDGYVFFTRFDNMVAITNGLDADDHRLLQETIGNRYPVTISLGTGIDASPVEALEAATAGLQHAGSAQDGDRREVLSGEFLAEPERTSSDVQIAHFDVNDATGKYTDQLNEFDSFIQIEQGYATLMRYLREEYGALSFFVGGDNIISICPAMDGDDYRDAIDHVEAEAGVELKVGVGVASNPHVAGMDAKHALETCRHEGTVVELSRPVDEVGITTD; from the coding sequence GTGACGAACTCCCAGCTCACCCTCGTTCAGATCGACAACTACGGGCCGTGGACCGTGACGCCGGAACCCCGACGCGAGATGGACCTCCAGACGCTCCAGTCCCGGCTCTTCGCCGACCTGGCACAGTTCGTCGGGAGTCGCGACGGGTACGTCTTCTTCACGCGCTTCGACAACATGGTCGCGATCACCAACGGGCTCGACGCCGACGACCACCGCCTGCTACAGGAGACGATCGGGAACCGGTATCCGGTCACGATCAGCCTCGGCACCGGTATCGACGCCTCCCCGGTCGAAGCGCTCGAAGCGGCGACGGCCGGGCTCCAACACGCGGGATCGGCCCAGGACGGCGACCGTCGCGAAGTGCTGTCGGGGGAGTTCCTCGCCGAGCCGGAGCGGACGAGTTCCGACGTCCAGATCGCACACTTCGACGTCAACGACGCGACCGGCAAGTACACCGATCAGCTCAACGAGTTCGACTCGTTCATCCAGATCGAACAGGGGTACGCGACCCTGATGCGGTACCTCCGCGAGGAGTACGGCGCGCTCTCCTTCTTCGTCGGCGGCGACAACATCATCTCGATCTGTCCGGCGATGGACGGCGACGACTACCGCGACGCGATCGACCACGTCGAAGCGGAGGCGGGGGTCGAACTCAAAGTCGGCGTCGGCGTCGCCTCGAATCCCCACGTCGCGGGGATGGACGCGAAACACGCGCTCGAGACGTGTCGACACGAGGGCACCGTCGTCGAACTCAGCCGTCCCGTCGACGAAGTGGGCATCACGACCGACTGA
- a CDS encoding HAD-IIA family hydrolase, with translation MGVRGVIFDVDGTLVRGEEPIAGAGAGLDAVDATGLRRLLVSNNPTKPPEAYERRLRRAGFAVDPSEVITAGSVTARYLSENHPEDEIAVVGESGLIDLLRAAGLAVDPLGGDASPRAPDVLVASVDREFSYETLRRCLQVLEDRSVTFVGTDPDVVIPAADGDAPGSGAIIDAIANVAGRDPSVVLGKPSESAREMALERLGLPPEDVLVVGDRLDTDVAFGERAGMTTALVRTGIAGATDPGAPGIDPDYVLDSLEGLDSVLDDLATS, from the coding sequence ATGGGTGTTCGCGGAGTCATCTTCGACGTCGACGGGACGCTGGTGCGAGGCGAGGAACCGATAGCCGGCGCGGGGGCCGGACTCGACGCCGTCGACGCGACGGGGCTGCGCCGCCTGCTGGTCTCGAACAACCCGACGAAGCCGCCCGAGGCGTACGAGCGCCGGCTCCGTCGCGCGGGCTTCGCCGTCGATCCGAGCGAAGTCATCACCGCCGGGTCCGTGACCGCGCGCTACCTCTCGGAGAACCACCCGGAAGACGAGATCGCCGTCGTCGGCGAGTCGGGCCTGATCGATCTGCTCCGGGCGGCCGGACTCGCGGTCGATCCCCTCGGCGGCGACGCTTCCCCTCGGGCCCCGGACGTCCTCGTCGCCTCCGTCGATCGGGAGTTCTCCTACGAGACGCTCCGGCGCTGCCTGCAGGTCCTCGAAGACCGGTCCGTCACGTTCGTCGGGACCGATCCGGACGTCGTCATTCCCGCCGCGGACGGCGACGCGCCGGGGTCGGGCGCCATCATCGACGCCATCGCGAACGTCGCGGGTCGCGACCCGTCGGTCGTTCTCGGGAAGCCGAGCGAGAGCGCCCGAGAGATGGCGCTCGAACGGCTCGGTCTCCCCCCGGAAGACGTCCTCGTCGTCGGCGACCGACTCGATACCGACGTCGCCTTCGGCGAACGCGCCGGGATGACGACGGCGCTGGTCCGGACCGGGATCGCCGGCGCGACCGATCCCGGGGCGCCCGGGATCGACCCGGATTACGTGCTCGACTCCCTCGAAGGACTCGATTCCGTTCTCGACGACCTCGCGACGTCCTGA
- a CDS encoding DJ-1/PfpI family protein produces the protein MSKQILMIVGDFGEDYETMVPYQALEMVGHEVDTVCPEKEAGDTVKTAVHDFRGDQTYLETRGHDFEVNATMDEIDPADYDALVVPGGRAPEYLRTYEEVLDAVRHFFEEDKPVAAVCHGPQILAAAGVLNGYEMTAYPAVRAEVEAAGCSWVDEVTVDGNLVTGQAWPDHPEWLAAFLDLLGTEIETGEAAVADD, from the coding sequence ATGAGCAAACAGATCCTGATGATCGTCGGCGACTTCGGCGAGGACTACGAGACGATGGTACCGTACCAGGCCCTAGAGATGGTCGGCCACGAGGTCGACACCGTCTGTCCGGAGAAGGAGGCCGGAGACACGGTCAAGACGGCGGTTCACGACTTCCGCGGCGATCAGACGTACCTCGAGACGCGCGGGCACGACTTCGAGGTGAACGCGACGATGGACGAGATCGACCCGGCCGACTACGACGCGCTCGTCGTCCCCGGCGGGCGGGCCCCGGAGTACCTCCGCACGTACGAGGAAGTCTTAGACGCGGTCAGGCACTTCTTCGAGGAGGACAAGCCGGTCGCGGCGGTCTGCCACGGGCCGCAGATCCTCGCCGCCGCCGGCGTCCTCAACGGCTACGAGATGACGGCGTACCCGGCGGTTCGGGCGGAAGTCGAGGCCGCCGGCTGTTCGTGGGTCGACGAGGTCACCGTCGACGGCAACCTCGTGACGGGGCAGGCCTGGCCCGACCACCCCGAGTGGCTGGCGGCGTTTCTCGACCTCCTCGGGACGGAGATCGAGACCGGCGAGGCCGCCGTCGCCGACGATTAG
- a CDS encoding OsmC family protein, whose translation MSDIQTSTVSEEGFASTSQVGDFELTIDATDEEGPNPNAVLVADYASCFLPAFRVGGQQRGHDDLGKVQIDADADLDEDDDLEAIRFDIYVEADLDEETLDEILERAKGICHVHSALREELHADATVHGDAF comes from the coding sequence ATGAGCGACATTCAGACTTCGACCGTCAGCGAGGAAGGGTTCGCGAGCACCAGCCAGGTGGGCGACTTCGAGCTCACCATCGACGCGACCGACGAGGAGGGACCGAACCCCAACGCCGTTCTCGTCGCCGACTACGCCTCCTGCTTCCTGCCGGCCTTCCGCGTCGGCGGCCAACAGCGCGGCCACGACGACCTCGGCAAGGTCCAGATCGACGCCGACGCGGACCTCGACGAGGACGACGACCTCGAAGCGATCCGCTTCGACATCTACGTCGAGGCGGACCTCGACGAGGAGACGCTCGACGAGATCCTCGAGCGCGCGAAGGGCATCTGTCACGTCCACTCGGCGCTCCGCGAGGAACTCCACGCGGACGCGACGGTCCACGGCGACGCGTTCTAG
- a CDS encoding metal-dependent hydrolase codes for MELTWHGHSTWHVDVDGTTFLIDPFFDNPKTDLSAADVETPDYLLLTHGHADHISDAGEFTDATVVGVPEMTGYMESEVGFGESIGMNIGGTVECGEAFVTMHRADHTNGLNTGYETSLGVPVGFLISDKKPTQESDADATTFYHAGDTGLMSEMKDVIGPYLEPDAAALPVGDHFTMGPVQAAIATDWLNVDHVFPMHYDSFPPIEIDTDDFVREVKATGSSADVHVLDGDESFTLE; via the coding sequence ATGGAACTCACTTGGCACGGCCACTCGACGTGGCACGTCGACGTCGACGGCACAACCTTCCTGATCGACCCGTTCTTCGACAACCCCAAGACCGACCTCTCGGCGGCGGACGTCGAGACCCCGGACTACCTGCTCTTGACGCACGGCCACGCCGACCACATCAGCGACGCCGGGGAATTCACCGACGCGACGGTCGTCGGCGTCCCCGAGATGACCGGCTATATGGAGTCCGAGGTCGGCTTCGGGGAGAGTATCGGGATGAACATCGGCGGCACCGTCGAGTGCGGCGAGGCCTTCGTGACGATGCACCGGGCGGACCACACGAACGGACTCAACACGGGTTATGAGACCAGCCTCGGCGTCCCCGTCGGCTTCCTGATCAGCGACAAGAAGCCCACCCAGGAGTCCGACGCCGACGCGACGACGTTCTATCACGCCGGCGACACCGGGCTGATGTCCGAAATGAAAGACGTCATCGGGCCGTACCTGGAGCCGGACGCCGCGGCGCTGCCCGTCGGCGACCACTTCACGATGGGCCCGGTGCAGGCGGCCATCGCCACCGACTGGCTGAACGTCGATCACGTCTTCCCGATGCACTACGACTCGTTCCCGCCGATCGAGATCGACACCGACGACTTCGTCCGCGAGGTGAAGGCGACCGGCTCCTCGGCGGACGTTCACGTCCTCGACGGCGACGAGTCGTTCACCCTGGAGTAG
- a CDS encoding fumarylacetoacetate hydrolase family protein: MRTVRFRDPAGSVRTGEWHGDGVSFGGETYDLGDVDVLPPSDPTKIVCVGRNYADHAAEMDNEIPDRPLLFLKPPNALSGHGDTVTLPAGKERIDHEAEIAVVIGEAARNVDAADAMDHVAGFTCLNDLSNRDDQRRETNWVRGKAFDNAAPTGPALATPDEVPADADIELRVNGETRQSSSRDHLAFSVPDLIEEITDYLTLEPGDVVATGTPGGVGPLEDGDTVEVELEGVGTLEHDVRIPE, encoded by the coding sequence ATGCGCACGGTCAGATTCAGAGACCCGGCGGGATCGGTTCGAACGGGCGAGTGGCACGGCGACGGCGTCTCCTTCGGCGGGGAGACCTACGACCTCGGCGACGTCGACGTGCTGCCGCCGTCGGACCCGACGAAGATCGTCTGCGTCGGCCGCAACTACGCCGACCACGCCGCGGAGATGGACAACGAGATCCCGGACCGGCCGCTGCTCTTTCTGAAGCCGCCGAACGCGCTCTCCGGACACGGCGACACGGTGACGCTGCCCGCCGGCAAGGAGCGCATCGACCACGAGGCGGAGATCGCCGTCGTGATCGGCGAGGCCGCCCGGAACGTCGACGCCGCCGACGCGATGGACCACGTTGCGGGCTTCACCTGCCTGAACGACCTCTCGAACCGCGACGACCAGCGCCGGGAGACCAACTGGGTCCGCGGGAAGGCGTTCGACAACGCCGCCCCGACGGGACCGGCGCTGGCGACGCCCGACGAGGTGCCCGCCGACGCCGACATCGAACTGCGCGTGAACGGCGAGACGAGGCAGTCCTCCTCGCGGGACCACCTCGCCTTTTCGGTGCCCGACCTCATCGAGGAGATCACGGACTATCTGACGCTGGAACCGGGCGACGTCGTCGCGACCGGAACTCCCGGGGGCGTCGGCCCGCTGGAAGACGGCGACACAGTCGAAGTCGAACTGGAGGGCGTCGGCACCCTCGAACACGACGTCCGAATCCCGGAGTAG
- a CDS encoding gluconate 2-dehydrogenase subunit 3 family protein has product MELTRRDALAALAAAGATIGGGVLAGRMEPPRADSEGPASNGSDPSTEPSLSTDLLDLLDALAGVLYPDGVDGRREFVETYVLGRIGDRPDYRAGLQEAAAQLDAVARDWEDAPYADLDADARDRLLRNLGVAAADPDPEGPISDRIRFFLVDDLLFAFYSSPAGGRLVGIENPIGHPGGIESYQRGTMPDAAGGQNGGESDG; this is encoded by the coding sequence GTGGAACTGACTCGACGCGACGCCCTGGCGGCGCTGGCGGCCGCGGGCGCGACGATTGGCGGCGGCGTCCTCGCCGGGCGGATGGAGCCGCCACGCGCGGACAGCGAGGGACCGGCGTCCAACGGCTCGGACCCCTCGACGGAGCCGTCGCTGTCGACCGATCTTCTGGACCTCCTCGACGCGCTCGCCGGCGTTCTCTATCCGGACGGCGTCGATGGGCGCCGGGAGTTCGTCGAGACGTACGTGCTGGGGCGCATCGGAGACCGCCCGGACTACCGCGCCGGACTCCAGGAGGCGGCCGCCCAGCTCGACGCCGTCGCCCGCGACTGGGAGGACGCCCCGTACGCCGACCTCGACGCCGACGCTCGCGACCGACTGCTCCGGAACCTGGGCGTCGCGGCCGCCGATCCCGACCCCGAGGGGCCGATCTCGGATCGGATCCGCTTCTTCCTCGTCGACGACCTGCTCTTCGCCTTCTACTCGTCGCCCGCCGGGGGTCGGCTCGTCGGCATCGAGAACCCGATCGGCCACCCCGGCGGCATCGAGAGCTACCAGCGCGGGACGATGCCCGACGCAGCCGGCGGCCAGAACGGCGGTGAGAGCGATGGCTGA
- a CDS encoding GMC family oxidoreductase: MAEDGGVGDGVDRAPASRADVCVVGSGPAGALVAHRLAEQGADVVVLEAGPRFDFADRREQQERHIRPGMDDPWEMGGPRDDYTTAGRHYPLNAARVKGVGGSTLHWQGMVMRLHERDFEMETRHGVGVDWPIDYEDLRPYYADAERALGVAGAMDNPYAPPREEPYPLSAFPPSYSDSLFAEACERLGIDMHSVPNARNSEPYDGRAPCQGYGTCRPVCPSGAKYTAESHVEKAESAGARVIDHAPVQRLEHDDAGDVVEAAVYATPDGTGHRQTARRFVLACGGVENARLLLLSASEQHPDGLANSSDAVGRFFMDHLFAGAGGRLDERTRQNHVGFITSECHQFYDDEDPIEGTKLEFLNYAGPSPVIEALHAETWGDELLAQLRESYGTHIAMGGLVEQLPEAENRITLDPERRDDHGNPVPHVEWSLSERTKRAVRRANDVQHAILEELGVDIEWTVGPEATGPAYHQMGTTRMGTDPDESVVDAECRTHDLSNLWVVGSSVFPTGGAMNPTLTIAALSLRAAASLSASL; the protein is encoded by the coding sequence ATGGCTGAGGACGGCGGCGTCGGCGACGGCGTCGACCGCGCGCCCGCCTCCCGCGCGGACGTCTGCGTCGTCGGCTCCGGACCCGCTGGGGCGCTCGTCGCGCACCGCCTCGCGGAGCAGGGCGCCGACGTCGTCGTGCTCGAAGCCGGCCCGCGGTTCGACTTCGCCGACCGACGCGAACAGCAGGAGCGGCACATCCGTCCGGGGATGGACGACCCCTGGGAGATGGGCGGGCCGCGGGACGACTACACGACCGCCGGGCGTCACTACCCGCTGAACGCCGCGCGGGTGAAGGGAGTCGGCGGGTCGACCCTGCACTGGCAGGGGATGGTGATGCGCCTGCACGAGCGCGACTTCGAGATGGAGACGCGCCACGGTGTCGGCGTCGACTGGCCGATCGACTACGAGGACCTGCGGCCGTACTACGCGGACGCCGAGCGGGCCCTCGGTGTCGCGGGCGCGATGGACAACCCCTACGCGCCGCCGCGCGAGGAGCCGTATCCCCTCTCGGCCTTCCCGCCCTCCTACTCGGACTCGCTGTTCGCGGAGGCCTGCGAGCGACTCGGGATCGATATGCACTCGGTCCCGAACGCGCGCAACTCCGAACCGTACGACGGTCGCGCGCCCTGCCAGGGGTACGGGACCTGCCGGCCGGTCTGCCCCTCGGGCGCGAAGTACACCGCCGAGTCCCACGTGGAGAAGGCCGAGTCCGCCGGCGCGCGAGTGATCGATCACGCGCCCGTCCAGCGACTCGAACACGACGACGCGGGCGACGTCGTCGAGGCCGCGGTCTACGCGACGCCGGACGGCACCGGGCACCGGCAGACCGCCCGGCGGTTCGTCCTCGCCTGCGGCGGCGTCGAGAACGCGCGCCTGCTCCTCCTCTCGGCGTCCGAACAGCACCCCGACGGCCTGGCGAACTCCTCGGACGCCGTCGGTCGCTTCTTCATGGACCACCTGTTCGCCGGCGCCGGCGGCCGACTCGACGAACGGACGCGGCAGAACCACGTCGGGTTCATCACCAGCGAGTGCCACCAGTTCTACGACGACGAGGACCCGATCGAGGGGACGAAACTGGAGTTCCTCAACTACGCCGGCCCCTCGCCGGTGATCGAGGCGCTGCACGCCGAGACGTGGGGCGACGAGCTCTTAGCGCAACTCCGGGAGTCCTACGGCACGCACATCGCGATGGGGGGGCTCGTCGAGCAACTGCCCGAGGCCGAGAACCGGATCACGCTCGACCCCGAACGACGCGACGATCACGGCAACCCGGTCCCGCACGTCGAGTGGTCGCTCTCGGAGCGAACGAAGCGAGCCGTTCGACGCGCGAACGACGTCCAGCACGCGATTTTAGAAGAGCTCGGCGTCGACATCGAGTGGACCGTCGGCCCGGAGGCGACGGGGCCCGCCTACCACCAGATGGGCACCACGCGGATGGGGACGGACCCCGACGAGAGCGTCGTCGACGCCGAGTGCCGGACGCACGACCTCTCGAACCTCTGGGTCGTCGGCTCCTCGGTGTTCCCCACCGGCGGGGCGATGAACCCGACGCTCACCATCGCCGCGCTCTCGCTCCGTGCGGCGGCGTCGCTGTCGGCGTCGCTGTAG
- the hisC gene encoding histidinol-phosphate transaminase, whose translation MQPRDLSEHEAYVPGRGAEEVARDLGMDPEELTKLSSNENPHGPSPDAVAAVEAAAPDVNVYPKASHTDLTERIAEKWGLDDSQVWVSAGADGSIDYLSRAFLEPNDDILVPKPGFSYYSMSARYHHGDASTYRISKDDDFEQSAEAILSAYDGERIVYATTPHNPTGSVLPREEIRTLAEEVDEQTLVVVDEAYAEYAAEPSAIDLLDEYDNLAVLRTFSKAYGLAGLRIGYAAVPSAWADAYARVNTPFAANELACRAALAAIDDEEHLERSVETARWAREYYHEELDVPTWDSGGNFVLCEVGDATAVAEATQERGVIVRDTSSFGLPECVRVSCGTREETKTAVEVLNGVVADLRPEASEP comes from the coding sequence ATGCAACCGAGGGACCTCTCCGAACACGAGGCGTACGTACCCGGCCGCGGGGCCGAGGAGGTGGCCCGCGACCTCGGGATGGACCCCGAGGAGTTGACGAAACTGTCCTCGAACGAGAACCCGCACGGGCCGAGTCCGGACGCGGTCGCGGCCGTCGAGGCCGCCGCGCCCGACGTGAACGTCTACCCGAAGGCCTCCCACACCGACCTCACCGAACGGATCGCCGAGAAGTGGGGACTCGACGACTCGCAAGTGTGGGTCAGCGCCGGGGCGGACGGCTCGATCGACTACCTCTCTCGCGCCTTCCTGGAACCCAACGACGACATCCTCGTCCCGAAACCGGGCTTTTCCTACTACTCGATGTCGGCGCGGTACCACCACGGCGACGCGTCGACGTACCGGATCTCGAAGGACGACGACTTCGAGCAGAGCGCCGAGGCGATCCTGTCGGCGTACGACGGCGAACGGATCGTCTACGCGACGACGCCGCACAACCCCACGGGATCGGTGCTTCCACGCGAGGAGATCCGGACGCTCGCAGAGGAGGTCGACGAGCAGACGCTCGTCGTCGTCGACGAGGCGTACGCCGAGTACGCAGCGGAGCCCTCCGCGATCGACCTGCTCGACGAGTACGACAACCTCGCGGTGCTCCGGACGTTCTCGAAGGCCTACGGGCTCGCGGGGCTCCGGATCGGCTACGCCGCCGTCCCGTCGGCGTGGGCCGACGCCTACGCCCGGGTGAACACCCCGTTCGCGGCCAACGAACTCGCCTGTCGCGCCGCCCTGGCCGCGATCGACGACGAGGAGCACCTCGAACGCTCCGTCGAGACCGCCCGGTGGGCCCGCGAGTACTATCACGAGGAACTCGACGTGCCGACGTGGGACTCCGGCGGCAACTTCGTCCTCTGTGAGGTCGGCGACGCGACCGCCGTCGCCGAGGCGACACAGGAGCGCGGCGTCATCGTCCGCGACACCTCCAGTTTCGGTCTCCCCGAGTGCGTCCGCGTCTCCTGCGGGACGCGCGAGGAGACGAAGACGGCGGTCGAGGTGCTCAACGGGGTCGTCGCCGACCTGCGCCCGGAGGCCTCCGAGCCGTGA
- a CDS encoding adenylate kinase family protein, with the protein MSRIALTGTPGTGKTTVSELVAEKLDIEVVHLNDAIREADLVEERDVERDSLVADLDAVEAWLDDRESKGADGAVGSDGAAGEHERDVLVESHLSHLLDVDRAIVLRCHPDELNPRLRERGESEDSIAENAESEALDVILAEAVERHGAESVWEIDTTGRPPEAVADDVAAAIEGEAEPRVGVVDFVEYL; encoded by the coding sequence GTGAGCCGAATCGCGCTCACCGGAACGCCCGGAACAGGGAAGACGACCGTCTCAGAGCTCGTCGCCGAGAAGCTGGACATCGAGGTCGTCCACCTGAACGACGCGATCCGCGAGGCCGACCTCGTCGAGGAGCGCGACGTCGAACGCGACTCGCTGGTGGCCGACCTCGACGCCGTCGAAGCGTGGCTCGACGATCGGGAGTCGAAAGGCGCAGACGGAGCCGTCGGCTCCGACGGGGCCGCTGGGGAGCACGAACGAGACGTCCTCGTCGAATCGCACCTCTCGCACCTCCTCGACGTCGACCGCGCTATCGTGCTCCGCTGTCACCCCGACGAACTTAACCCGCGGCTCCGCGAGCGCGGCGAGTCCGAGGACTCGATCGCCGAGAACGCAGAGAGCGAGGCCCTCGACGTGATCCTCGCGGAGGCGGTCGAACGGCACGGCGCGGAGTCGGTCTGGGAGATCGACACGACCGGCCGCCCGCCCGAGGCCGTCGCCGACGACGTGGCGGCCGCTATCGAGGGCGAGGCCGAGCCCCGCGTCGGCGTCGTCGACTTCGTCGAGTACCTATGA